Genomic DNA from Patescibacteria group bacterium:
ATTGATTTTATTCCCGCGATGGCATATGTTAGCGTTACAAAACCAAGCATAAAACGCGGACCCCACGAGCATGTTTATCAAACTGACTGTTTTATTTTTATTGGACCAGGAGTTTTTGAGCTTTATTTATGGGACAGAAGAGAAAATTCAAAAACAAAAGGAAAATCATTAAAAATAAAAGCTGGTGATGGCAATCCAACATTAGTAATTATCCCGCCGGGAGTTGTGCATGGTTATAAAGCAATTTCCGATTGCGACGCGCAATGTATAAATTTGATTGATAAATTGTACAAAGGAATTAAAAAGGATGACGAAATTGATGAAATCCGCTGGGAAGACAAAAAAGATTCGCCGTATAAGATAGATTAAAATGAAATTTGAATTTGAAAATAAAACTGGCTATAACACCCAACGCTTAATGCGTTTTTTGGGTTATTCGCTTTTTCATAACGCGTATATTAGAAGAGCAGGTGTTTCGCGCTATCCGCGTTTTCATATTTATCTTAAAGAAAAAAATAATCAGATTTTAATCAATTTGCATTTGGATCAAAAAAAAGAAAGCTATCAAAGTCATAAAGCGCATAGCGCTGATTATGAAGACAGCTTTGCGTTAGAAAAAGAAAAACA
This window encodes:
- a CDS encoding dTDP-4-dehydrorhamnose 3,5-epimerase family protein, which produces MIAGVIIKKLNKYEDERGWLTEIYRHDEIDFIPAMAYVSVTKPSIKRGPHEHVYQTDCFIFIGPGVFELYLWDRRENSKTKGKSLKIKAGDGNPTLVIIPPGVVHGYKAISDCDAQCINLIDKLYKGIKKDDEIDEIRWEDKKDSPYKID